From a region of the Marasmius oreades isolate 03SP1 chromosome 7, whole genome shotgun sequence genome:
- a CDS encoding uncharacterized protein (MEROPS:MER0001399), with amino-acid sequence MSSRGGIILHELSHAVDGTDDVIYGCTAASQLSPADKKRNADSYRCFGLNVYLEWNCVNGPR; translated from the coding sequence ATGTCCAGCCGCGGAGGCATCATCCTCCACGAGCTTTCTCATGCCGTCGATGGTACTGACGACGTTATATACGGGTGTACCGCCGCTTCACAACTTTCACCGGCTGACAAGAAGAGGAACGCTGACAGCTACCGTTGCTTTGGATTGAACGTCTACCTCGAATGGAACTGCGTTAACGGACCTCGTTAA